One part of the Clostridium thermosuccinogenes genome encodes these proteins:
- a CDS encoding FtsX-like permease family protein — MSKLFYPKLATINIKNNTRTYMPYILTSIGIIAMFYNMCYLAVARDIGDNIKDSMSLRIMLRLGSIVIGIFSVIFLFYINSFLIKRRKKEFGLFNILGMEKKHVARIMFFETLFSALISITAGILTGILLSKLMILLLLKIIAVDVGFGFEVPLSAIISTLLLFGGIFALNLIYNICQVHLAKPVELLKGGNVGEKVPKTRWLMAILGTICLGIGYYIALTTETPLAALNLFFIAVVLVIIGTYLMFIAGSIAILKMLRKNKKYYYKPSHFISVSGMIYRMKQNAAGLASICILSTMVIVMLSTTISLYVGIEDVLRTRYPRNIIIDADNITDEKVQKLDQAVEEQLSRFGAEKKDIVRYRSMSFAAIQDGAVFSVRSQDSYAYDNISIVVFITADEYNKIANKDISLSEGEALLCSYRGNIPGNSVRFGNFELSIKERLSSDDTKDITKGMLSAMAANSYFFIVKDVDAIKQVYKGFHGENTDVPELSYYYAFDVSGSRDVQIKLVGEIRKAMKEIGAEGYVEGPEAEREGFYSLYGGLFYLGLFLGILFIMATVLIIYYKQVSEGYDDKERFGIMQKVGMSREEVWKAIRSQVLSVFFLPLLAAVIHIAFAFKVITKLLYIFNLTNIPLFALCTVITILVFAVFYTIVYAMTAKTYYKIVS; from the coding sequence ATGAGTAAATTATTTTATCCAAAACTTGCTACAATTAATATAAAAAATAACACTAGAACCTACATGCCTTATATATTGACATCTATCGGTATAATAGCTATGTTTTACAACATGTGCTATTTAGCAGTGGCAAGAGATATAGGCGATAATATAAAAGACAGTATGAGCCTGAGGATAATGTTACGCCTTGGTTCGATAGTAATAGGTATTTTTTCAGTCATATTTTTGTTCTATATCAACAGTTTCTTGATTAAAAGGAGAAAAAAAGAGTTCGGACTTTTCAATATTCTTGGTATGGAAAAAAAGCATGTGGCAAGGATCATGTTTTTTGAAACCCTTTTTTCCGCTCTCATAAGCATTACAGCCGGAATACTGACAGGAATACTTTTAAGCAAGCTTATGATCTTGCTGCTGCTTAAAATAATAGCCGTTGACGTAGGCTTTGGGTTTGAAGTGCCCTTGTCAGCTATTATTTCTACCTTGCTCCTGTTCGGTGGTATCTTTGCCCTAAACCTCATCTACAACATATGCCAGGTACATCTGGCAAAACCTGTGGAATTATTAAAAGGAGGCAATGTAGGGGAAAAGGTGCCAAAGACAAGATGGTTGATGGCGATCCTTGGTACCATATGCCTTGGAATAGGATATTATATTGCTCTGACGACGGAAACCCCGTTGGCTGCTCTAAACTTATTCTTTATCGCTGTAGTCCTGGTGATAATAGGAACATACTTGATGTTTATTGCAGGTAGCATAGCAATTTTGAAGATGCTGCGCAAAAATAAGAAGTATTATTACAAGCCAAGCCATTTCATATCGGTATCGGGGATGATATACCGCATGAAGCAAAATGCGGCAGGGCTTGCCAGCATATGCATTCTATCGACTATGGTTATCGTAATGCTTTCTACCACTATTTCCTTGTATGTGGGAATTGAGGATGTTCTGCGCACCCGTTATCCAAGAAATATCATTATTGACGCTGATAATATAACGGATGAAAAAGTGCAGAAGCTGGACCAGGCCGTTGAAGAGCAGTTATCCAGGTTTGGTGCCGAGAAGAAGGATATTGTCCGATACCGCTCTATGAGCTTTGCAGCAATCCAGGATGGTGCAGTTTTTTCAGTCCGCAGCCAAGATTCTTATGCATATGATAATATTTCCATAGTTGTATTTATTACCGCCGATGAATACAATAAAATTGCAAACAAGGACATATCTCTTTCCGAAGGTGAGGCATTATTATGTTCCTATCGCGGAAATATTCCGGGAAATTCCGTGAGGTTCGGTAATTTTGAATTATCCATCAAGGAGCGGTTGTCCTCCGATGACACTAAGGATATTACTAAAGGGATGCTTTCTGCCATGGCAGCGAACAGCTATTTCTTTATAGTTAAGGACGTTGATGCCATAAAGCAGGTATATAAAGGTTTTCATGGAGAAAATACCGATGTTCCGGAGCTATCCTATTATTATGCTTTTGATGTGAGTGGCAGCAGGGATGTACAGATAAAACTTGTAGGAGAAATTAGAAAAGCAATGAAGGAAATAGGAGCAGAAGGCTATGTCGAAGGCCCGGAAGCCGAAAGAGAAGGCTTCTACAGTCTGTATGGAGGTCTGTTCTATCTTGGATTGTTCCTGGGAATCCTGTTCATAATGGCGACAGTTTTGATTATCTACTACAAGCAGGTTTCTGAAGGTTATGACGATAAGGAGCGCTTTGGAATCATGCAGAAGGTGGGGATGAGCCGTGAAGAAGTCTGGAAAGCCATCCGTAGCCAGGTGCTGAGTGTTTTCTTCCTTCCATTGTTGGCGGCAGTTATTCATATAGCTTTTGCTTTCAAGGTGATAACTAAATTGCTTTATATATTTAATCTTACCAATATACCGCTGTTTGCATTGTGTACAGTCATAACCATCCTGGTGTTTGCCGTTTTCTATACTATCGTGTATGCAATGACTGCAAAGACCTACTATAAAATTGTAAGCTAG
- a CDS encoding ABC transporter ATP-binding protein — protein sequence MPLLEVRNLKKIYTTRFGGNPVQALTNVSLTVDKGEYVAIMGESGSGKTTLLNILAALDKPTSGEVLLNGKNIISIKEKEISAFRRDNLGFVFQDFNLLDTFSIKDNIFLPLVLAGKSYDEMNERLKPIAKKLGISDILSKYPYEVSGGQKQRTAVARAIITNPHLILADEPTGALDSRATDGLLKLFNEINDEGQTILMVTHSIKAASHAKRVLFIKDGEVFHQIYKASMSNEEMYQKISDTLTMIATGGARNE from the coding sequence ATGCCACTTTTAGAGGTTAGAAACTTAAAGAAAATCTACACCACGAGGTTCGGAGGAAACCCTGTCCAGGCGCTTACCAATGTGTCTTTGACGGTGGATAAAGGTGAATATGTTGCCATCATGGGAGAGTCCGGGTCGGGCAAGACAACTTTGCTTAATATCCTTGCCGCCTTGGATAAACCAACCAGTGGAGAAGTGCTGCTAAACGGCAAGAATATAATATCCATCAAAGAGAAGGAAATATCGGCTTTCAGAAGGGATAACCTGGGCTTTGTGTTTCAGGATTTTAACCTTTTGGACACCTTTTCCATCAAGGATAACATCTTTTTGCCCCTGGTTTTGGCAGGAAAGTCCTATGATGAAATGAATGAAAGGCTTAAACCCATTGCTAAAAAGCTTGGAATCAGCGATATTCTTTCCAAGTATCCTTATGAGGTTTCCGGAGGACAGAAGCAAAGGACGGCCGTAGCCAGGGCTATAATTACAAATCCCCATCTTATTCTGGCCGATGAGCCTACAGGAGCACTGGATTCGAGGGCTACCGACGGTTTGTTGAAGCTGTTTAATGAAATTAATGATGAAGGTCAGACAATTCTTATGGTAACCCACAGCATAAAAGCTGCAAGCCATGCAAAAAGGGTTTTGTTTATTAAAGACGGGGAAGTATTTCATCAGATATATAAAGCTTCCATGTCCAACGAAGAAATGTATCAGAAGATTTCTGATACGCTGACAATGATTGCGACAGGCGGTGCCAGAAATGAGTAA
- a CDS encoding sensor histidine kinase codes for MKEFFGVLKSYAKRNIPGIVIFLICVGIFLLILYLYSLPTAAVGYAALLSGSFIFITKAVGFMLYYKKHAALTKLKHGITLSDFMFPAAKDLIEKDYQEIIKIIDRDRMDVINEKDDAYNEMVEYYTIWAHQIKTPIAAMRLILQSEYSDTNNELLDQLFRIEQYVEMVLQYLRLENMSGDLMIKRYSLDDIVRQAIRKYSKSFIRKKIKLNYRSINCSVLTDEKWLVFVVEQILSNALKYTNAGEISIYMDEVLPLTLVIEDTGIGIEEEDLPRVFEKGYTGYNGRMDKRSTGIGLYLCKRILNKLSHTITIESEVGRGTKVKIGLDTVNIAAD; via the coding sequence ATGAAGGAATTTTTTGGTGTTTTAAAATCATACGCAAAACGAAATATTCCGGGTATAGTTATATTTCTGATATGTGTCGGAATATTTTTATTGATACTTTATCTATATTCTTTGCCGACGGCAGCGGTAGGCTATGCAGCGCTTTTGTCAGGAAGCTTTATTTTTATTACAAAGGCTGTAGGCTTTATGCTTTACTATAAAAAACATGCCGCTCTTACAAAGCTGAAGCACGGAATCACCCTTTCCGATTTTATGTTTCCTGCAGCAAAGGATTTGATTGAAAAAGACTATCAGGAAATTATCAAAATAATTGACAGAGATCGGATGGATGTTATAAATGAAAAGGATGATGCCTATAACGAAATGGTGGAATATTACACCATATGGGCTCACCAGATAAAAACACCCATCGCAGCCATGAGGTTGATTTTGCAGTCGGAATATTCCGATACGAATAATGAGCTTTTGGATCAGCTTTTCAGAATTGAGCAGTATGTGGAGATGGTGCTTCAATACCTGCGCCTTGAGAATATGAGCGGTGATCTTATGATTAAAAGGTATTCCCTGGATGATATCGTAAGACAGGCCATCAGGAAATATTCCAAATCATTTATCCGCAAGAAGATCAAGCTTAATTACCGAAGCATTAATTGCAGCGTGCTGACCGATGAAAAATGGCTGGTTTTTGTTGTGGAGCAGATATTGTCCAATGCCTTGAAGTATACCAATGCAGGAGAAATCTCCATTTATATGGATGAGGTATTACCCCTTACACTGGTTATTGAGGATACGGGCATAGGAATTGAGGAGGAAGATCTGCCTCGGGTGTTTGAGAAAGGTTATACCGGCTATAACGGAAGAATGGACAAAAGATCTACCGGAATAGGATTGTACCTGTGCAAGCGAATTTTGAACAAGCTATCCCATACTATTACAATCGAATCGGAAGTCGGCAGGGGTACCAAAGTAAAAATAGGACTGGATACGGTGAATATCGCTGCAGACTGA
- a CDS encoding response regulator transcription factor: MYKIMIIEDDDAIAKAMKDHLCKWDYDVFNVSDFKNITEQVIRYNPHLVLLDIMLPFFNGFYWCSEIRKISKVPIMFISSASDNMNIVMAMNMGGDDFITKPFDLNVLTAKVGALIRRTYSFHGQVNIIEHKGVVLNLSDTSMTYQNKKIDLTKNEYKIMQILMENIGKAVFREEIMQRLWESDDFIDDNTLTVNITRLRRKLDEAGLEDFIKTKKGIGYIIE, encoded by the coding sequence ATGTATAAGATTATGATTATTGAAGACGATGACGCTATTGCAAAAGCCATGAAAGATCATCTGTGCAAATGGGATTACGATGTTTTCAATGTAAGCGATTTTAAGAATATTACGGAACAGGTTATACGTTATAATCCGCATCTGGTGCTGTTGGATATCATGCTTCCGTTTTTTAATGGCTTTTACTGGTGCAGTGAAATACGCAAGATATCCAAAGTGCCTATCATGTTTATATCATCGGCCAGCGACAATATGAATATTGTGATGGCCATGAATATGGGCGGGGACGACTTTATTACAAAACCTTTTGATTTGAATGTACTAACGGCGAAGGTGGGAGCTCTGATTCGGCGTACCTATTCGTTTCATGGCCAGGTAAACATAATTGAGCATAAAGGGGTTGTACTGAACCTCAGTGATACATCAATGACTTATCAGAACAAAAAGATCGATTTGACCAAAAACGAGTATAAAATCATGCAGATCCTCATGGAGAATATAGGGAAAGCAGTTTTTCGGGAAGAAATAATGCAGCGCCTTTGGGAAAGCGATGATTTCATTGATGACAACACTTTGACGGTGAATATTACCAGGCTGCGTAGGAAGCTGGACGAGGCCGGACTGGAAGATTTTATAAAGACAAAAAAGGGCATCGGTTATATTATAGAATAG
- a CDS encoding ABC transporter substrate-binding protein, with protein sequence MSKFFRIVALLLVVCAMLALAFTGYEGKVSINEENTDVASKESSTDDDGKVGSTPDGKEPVEIVYTCWGNAAEKKSTEEVLKKFQEKYPWIKVKPIIIPNGQYDRKITTMVAAGEQLDLSQLESASIAYPLAEQGKLMNLKEVAVNDTEMPLSSFVPTGLYYLDKDTIIGVGTGMEVFNIFYNKDLFAEAGVETPPTDPEKAWTWDQFVETAKKLTIDKEGRNALNPEFDEKSIVQYGLNIPKWWGVWGNFIYSNGGDYITEDGQFGLSKPEATEALQKIADLIHVHHVSPAPTAEKGLPGTDIALQTKKIAMAVDGQWVHLALDSAKTNFGSGVLPKLKELKTQAVTGMLSIFKGSASPEACWQLIKYLNDPAQDLTLYRNGNLMPVAIPWLTEQDKLDQWTKGLTSRPDGYVEGIVGMLLNYSVPTPTGTVKNFSRIIDVVNAALDKVWLGQQSAADAMKEAEAKVKPLIQSRRERGNVNGDN encoded by the coding sequence ATGAGCAAATTCTTTAGAATTGTGGCACTTCTCTTAGTGGTATGTGCAATGTTGGCTCTTGCTTTTACCGGTTACGAAGGTAAAGTATCTATAAATGAAGAAAATACGGATGTAGCATCAAAGGAAAGTTCAACTGACGATGATGGTAAGGTGGGATCAACTCCGGATGGGAAGGAGCCGGTAGAAATTGTTTATACCTGTTGGGGAAATGCTGCTGAAAAGAAGTCAACGGAGGAGGTTCTAAAAAAATTTCAGGAGAAATATCCATGGATTAAAGTAAAACCCATCATTATTCCTAATGGCCAGTATGACAGAAAAATAACCACAATGGTAGCAGCCGGTGAACAGCTTGATTTATCCCAGTTGGAATCGGCATCAATTGCTTATCCTCTTGCTGAACAGGGTAAACTTATGAATCTCAAAGAAGTAGCAGTTAATGATACCGAAATGCCCTTGTCGTCTTTTGTGCCCACAGGATTATATTATTTGGATAAAGATACTATTATAGGTGTAGGTACAGGAATGGAAGTGTTCAATATCTTCTATAATAAAGATTTATTTGCTGAAGCCGGTGTTGAAACACCTCCAACAGATCCTGAAAAAGCCTGGACATGGGATCAGTTTGTTGAAACAGCAAAAAAGCTGACCATTGACAAGGAAGGCAGAAATGCTCTGAATCCCGAATTTGATGAAAAAAGTATTGTGCAATATGGCTTGAATATTCCTAAATGGTGGGGAGTATGGGGTAATTTTATTTATTCCAATGGCGGTGATTACATAACGGAAGATGGGCAGTTCGGACTCAGCAAGCCTGAAGCCACGGAAGCTTTGCAAAAGATTGCGGATCTAATTCATGTACACCATGTCTCACCGGCACCTACTGCAGAAAAAGGCCTTCCGGGGACGGATATTGCCCTACAGACGAAAAAGATTGCAATGGCTGTTGACGGCCAGTGGGTGCACCTTGCTCTTGATTCTGCAAAGACCAACTTCGGAAGTGGTGTGCTGCCAAAATTGAAGGAGCTCAAAACGCAGGCGGTTACAGGTATGCTTTCAATTTTCAAGGGTTCTGCCAGTCCCGAAGCCTGCTGGCAGTTAATCAAATATCTGAATGATCCCGCACAGGATTTGACGTTGTATAGAAACGGCAATCTGATGCCGGTAGCTATTCCATGGCTGACAGAACAGGACAAGCTGGATCAGTGGACAAAAGGACTTACATCGCGCCCAGATGGCTATGTGGAAGGCATTGTTGGCATGCTGCTTAATTACAGCGTTCCTACACCTACCGGTACAGTAAAGAACTTCAGCAGAATCATAGACGTGGTAAACGCTGCGCTGGACAAGGTATGGTTGGGCCAGCAGTCCGCGGCTGATGCTATGAAGGAAGCTGAAGCCAAGGTAAAACCATTAATTCAGAGCAGACGTGAACGTGGAAATGTGAATGGGGATAATTAA
- a CDS encoding sensor histidine kinase — MIKPIGSWSFRTKLLISNILLIVIPVIFISAQNYNSSLKVVSDMAAKNAYQIIKNKNEILDSKLIKVQESSLALMQDKELFELFNNVEEHKKNILSMDRKIGRIINNYFAFTDYVYAVQMATSYYIFGSNFNMLVGSEFVKSDLYKRVVNEGGKMFWVPTYDFVYMFEHKNMGTANFDVRNVFSAARLFNIFCFDNGVFSILNPTVERPVLIIHFKEDIIRDVFQDSIPIKDTVFYMIDASGNVVSHIDQALVGKQMQPEWLSQALKNKTGSIVVGSEGNKKIVCYDTSGITGWIAVAEIPMKELTRSIVPSMIYSILSVSAFFIGLALLLAFVISQMITKPIERLTAGMKRIGNGNFDMYIPVERKDELGYLTAKFNDMNHQIKTLIEENYAVKLREKETEIMALNLQMNPHFLYNTLNIINWMAIEDGNKNISDMLINLCDMLVYTVRNKQDIVNFEDDLKWLQCYLFIMSVRYENKFKVEFDIEPEIYLTKVPKLFLQPFVENAIIHGFERMESEGLIRIRGYIDNCTRHFQIEDNGKGMDTAVLMDKRDENNTSIGISNVDRRIKLLFGQEYGVKIASDPGHGTLVNIILPL; from the coding sequence GTGATAAAGCCAATAGGAAGCTGGAGTTTTAGGACAAAGCTCCTAATATCAAATATCTTGCTTATTGTAATACCCGTTATCTTTATCAGTGCACAAAACTATAATTCCAGCCTTAAAGTTGTATCGGATATGGCAGCAAAAAATGCATACCAAATCATTAAAAACAAGAATGAGATACTAGACTCCAAGCTCATAAAAGTTCAGGAAAGCAGCTTGGCTCTTATGCAGGACAAAGAGCTATTTGAACTTTTCAATAACGTCGAGGAGCATAAAAAAAATATCCTTTCTATGGATCGAAAGATCGGCAGGATTATCAACAATTATTTTGCCTTTACCGATTATGTATATGCTGTCCAGATGGCCACATCTTACTATATCTTTGGAAGCAATTTCAATATGTTGGTTGGCAGTGAATTTGTAAAGTCAGATCTTTACAAGAGAGTGGTAAATGAAGGAGGAAAGATGTTTTGGGTTCCTACATATGACTTTGTATATATGTTTGAGCATAAAAATATGGGAACCGCCAATTTTGACGTTCGTAATGTATTTTCCGCCGCAAGATTATTCAACATTTTTTGTTTTGATAATGGCGTGTTTTCGATTTTAAACCCCACTGTGGAACGGCCTGTTCTTATTATACATTTTAAGGAAGATATTATCCGGGATGTTTTCCAGGACAGCATCCCCATCAAGGATACGGTCTTCTACATGATTGACGCTTCAGGTAATGTTGTTTCCCATATAGATCAAGCCCTTGTGGGCAAACAGATGCAACCGGAATGGTTATCGCAGGCCCTGAAAAACAAAACAGGCAGCATTGTGGTTGGGTCGGAAGGGAATAAGAAAATAGTTTGTTACGATACTTCCGGTATTACCGGATGGATTGCTGTTGCTGAAATTCCCATGAAAGAACTCACCAGAAGCATCGTGCCTTCAATGATATATTCCATTTTATCTGTCTCCGCCTTTTTTATTGGCCTTGCATTGCTGCTTGCCTTTGTGATTTCCCAAATGATTACAAAGCCTATCGAACGCTTGACAGCAGGTATGAAAAGGATCGGAAACGGCAACTTTGATATGTACATACCTGTGGAGAGAAAAGATGAACTGGGATATTTAACCGCTAAATTCAATGATATGAACCATCAGATCAAAACTCTGATTGAAGAAAATTATGCTGTGAAACTAAGGGAAAAGGAAACAGAGATAATGGCGCTCAACCTCCAGATGAACCCCCATTTCCTGTACAATACTCTCAATATCATCAATTGGATGGCGATTGAAGATGGAAATAAAAACATCAGCGATATGCTGATCAATCTCTGTGATATGCTGGTATATACAGTCAGGAACAAACAGGATATTGTTAACTTTGAAGACGATCTAAAATGGCTTCAGTGTTATCTTTTCATCATGTCCGTCCGGTATGAAAACAAATTTAAGGTAGAGTTTGATATTGAACCGGAAATATACTTAACCAAGGTACCAAAGCTGTTCTTGCAGCCCTTCGTTGAAAATGCCATAATTCATGGCTTTGAAAGAATGGAGTCGGAAGGATTGATCCGAATTCGTGGATATATCGATAATTGCACACGGCACTTCCAGATTGAGGATAATGGCAAAGGTATGGATACAGCTGTACTGATGGACAAAAGAGATGAAAACAACACTTCTATAGGAATAAGCAATGTGGATAGGAGAATCAAACTATTGTTCGGTCAGGAATATGGCGTAAAGATTGCATCTGATCCAGGACATGGAACACTGGTGAATATTATTCTCCCATTGTGA
- a CDS encoding response regulator transcription factor: MYRILIADDEPRHRRGLVERIKKLRPDYEVFEAKDGLAAIEVVKKHSIDIAITDIKMPIKDGLFFLEEVSKNFPNMKVIMLSGYANFEYAQKALTLGAFDYVLKPLNDVRIEQMLQKAEKKIEEEKREIQEKEKNLMRLNNTFPVYIEHQLNQWVKNGLAPIEDQEVLELFHKKSKGLVLVAGIGNFIQSTKECTYEDIHELKVNMKYWMKAALDPFSHSLSFFDESNMEHMITIVTEKKDKVLSDNLSEGIYSFVKDMKISYGFDVVIGVGNKYEDIAENIKEAYQTALTALNYKFFYESNWMIAYSELKNSRSGQVFSRYAEEIELEGAIRRMDAAQAYEVSQRLLVRMTEGQFPLPSQFKEMVTIIFLNTAKAVLNMLPEADFLRLVSSIKTNFESAQKYSELKKQIFKTIDMFIEAINDYGNNKYKKIMQTCMEHINEHYTEDISLEALSEKFGFNVNYFSGLFKKYTNMTFSEYLLNVRMRHAQELLKKNTFRIYEISEKIGYKDAKYFIRVFKKTFGMTPDEFRRLHSHNITKNTDDE; the protein is encoded by the coding sequence ATGTACAGGATCTTGATCGCTGATGACGAACCTCGGCATCGCAGAGGTTTGGTGGAAAGGATCAAGAAATTAAGGCCAGATTATGAGGTTTTTGAAGCAAAAGACGGATTGGCAGCTATTGAAGTAGTTAAAAAGCACTCTATTGATATAGCTATTACAGATATCAAAATGCCAATAAAGGATGGTTTATTCTTTCTGGAGGAAGTTTCTAAGAATTTTCCTAACATGAAAGTAATCATGCTCAGCGGTTATGCCAATTTTGAATATGCCCAAAAAGCTCTTACGTTAGGTGCCTTTGATTATGTTCTAAAGCCTCTGAATGATGTTCGGATAGAGCAAATGCTCCAAAAAGCAGAGAAAAAAATAGAAGAAGAAAAAAGAGAAATTCAGGAAAAAGAAAAAAACTTGATGCGGTTAAATAATACTTTCCCAGTTTATATTGAACATCAGTTAAATCAATGGGTCAAAAATGGACTTGCTCCAATAGAGGATCAAGAAGTTTTAGAGCTGTTCCATAAAAAATCAAAAGGATTGGTGTTGGTTGCAGGGATAGGCAATTTCATTCAAAGCACTAAAGAATGCACCTATGAGGACATCCATGAGTTGAAGGTTAATATGAAATACTGGATGAAGGCTGCATTAGATCCATTTTCCCATTCATTATCCTTTTTTGATGAAAGCAATATGGAACATATGATCACTATTGTGACGGAAAAAAAAGATAAGGTTCTTTCGGACAACCTTTCGGAAGGCATATACTCTTTCGTAAAGGATATGAAAATCAGCTATGGATTTGATGTTGTTATAGGAGTGGGAAATAAATATGAAGATATTGCTGAAAATATAAAGGAAGCATATCAAACCGCTCTTACGGCGCTTAATTATAAATTTTTTTATGAAAGCAACTGGATGATTGCATATTCGGAGTTGAAAAATAGCAGGTCCGGTCAGGTCTTCAGCAGATATGCCGAGGAAATAGAGCTGGAAGGAGCAATCCGCAGGATGGATGCGGCACAGGCATATGAGGTTTCCCAGCGCCTTCTCGTCAGGATGACTGAAGGACAATTTCCTCTTCCTTCTCAGTTTAAGGAAATGGTGACCATAATTTTTTTAAACACTGCTAAAGCTGTCTTGAACATGCTTCCGGAAGCTGATTTTTTAAGATTGGTGAGCAGCATTAAGACAAATTTTGAATCGGCACAAAAATACAGTGAGTTGAAAAAACAGATTTTCAAAACCATTGATATGTTCATTGAAGCAATAAATGATTATGGAAATAATAAATATAAGAAGATCATGCAAACCTGTATGGAGCATATTAATGAGCATTATACTGAAGATATTTCACTGGAAGCTTTGTCAGAAAAGTTTGGATTTAATGTTAACTACTTCAGCGGGCTGTTCAAAAAATACACCAATATGACCTTTTCTGAGTATCTTCTCAATGTGCGAATGAGGCATGCTCAAGAGCTTCTTAAAAAGAATACTTTTCGTATTTATGAAATTTCAGAGAAGATAGGATACAAGGATGCAAAATATTTTATCCGCGTATTCAAAAAGACTTTCGGAATGACCCCGGACGAGTTCAGAAGATTGCATAGCCATAACATAACAAAGAATACCGATGATGAATGA
- a CDS encoding tetratricopeptide repeat protein, which produces MSDGSNKNFKIWVYAIVLFSFAFIVLLLTAYSQIKLNNSIAQYKSQLSDMESQYDNDKINLNATIELNEELSKKVDELKEELEASEKKIKEYEEKLKQQEENSNKDHLSYEALIKAQMEYEKGNYTSSAMILHKECNPDDLESSGLEKYNQLKSEVYKKASHQFYAEGYTLYKNKDYKEAINKFKMSLELVGNEYYSDDCYYFIAYSYYYNGDNEQAKKFAESLLEKYPDSTYKKATEDFLILLK; this is translated from the coding sequence ATGTCAGATGGCAGTAATAAAAATTTCAAGATATGGGTTTATGCCATAGTGCTATTTTCATTTGCCTTTATAGTGCTGCTTCTGACCGCATACAGCCAAATAAAGCTTAACAATAGCATTGCTCAATACAAAAGTCAATTGAGCGATATGGAAAGCCAATATGACAATGACAAAATAAATCTGAATGCAACCATAGAACTCAATGAAGAATTGAGTAAAAAGGTCGATGAATTAAAAGAGGAACTGGAGGCATCCGAAAAAAAGATCAAGGAATATGAGGAAAAGCTGAAACAGCAGGAAGAAAACAGCAATAAGGATCATCTATCCTATGAAGCGTTGATTAAGGCGCAGATGGAATATGAAAAAGGAAATTATACATCCAGCGCTATGATATTACATAAGGAATGTAATCCGGATGATTTGGAAAGTAGTGGGCTGGAAAAGTACAACCAATTGAAATCTGAGGTATATAAAAAGGCTTCCCATCAGTTCTATGCTGAGGGGTATACATTATATAAAAATAAGGATTATAAAGAAGCCATCAACAAGTTTAAGATGTCCCTTGAACTTGTGGGGAATGAGTATTATTCCGATGATTGCTATTATTTTATAGCTTATTCATATTATTATAACGGTGATAATGAACAAGCAAAAAAATTTGCAGAGAGTTTGCTGGAAAAATATCCTGATAGCACCTATAAGAAAGCTACTGAGGACTTTTTGATTCTTTTAAAATGA
- a CDS encoding DUF4446 family protein, whose protein sequence is MESLLSYFSAEVLLVFAVNLLLIVLLLILNISNRKKIKKLYDKYSRFTNDFGDVNIEQLLEKCIDELKVVSGKSKSIENHINNVERNLIQCVQKVGVVRYNAFEDVGSDLSFSVALLNGNNDGIVLSSIYSRDNSIVYAKPITAGKSKYTLSAEELQALEIARKN, encoded by the coding sequence ATGGAAAGCTTGTTATCATATTTTTCTGCAGAAGTTTTGCTTGTTTTTGCAGTAAATTTATTATTAATAGTCCTTTTATTGATATTGAATATTTCAAACAGAAAAAAGATCAAAAAACTATACGACAAATATAGCAGGTTTACCAACGACTTTGGTGATGTAAATATTGAGCAGCTTCTTGAAAAATGTATAGACGAGCTGAAGGTTGTTTCGGGTAAATCAAAAAGCATAGAAAATCATATCAATAATGTGGAACGCAATCTTATTCAATGCGTACAAAAAGTAGGCGTTGTGCGTTACAATGCCTTTGAAGATGTGGGCAGTGACCTTAGCTTTTCCGTTGCTTTGCTAAATGGCAACAATGATGGTATTGTCCTGAGCAGCATCTATTCCAGGGATAATTCTATAGTATATGCAAAACCAATTACAGCAGGAAAATCAAAGTACACCCTATCTGCAGAAGAACTGCAGGCATTGGAAATTGCCAGAAAAAATTGA